Proteins encoded in a region of the Watersipora subatra chromosome 5, tzWatSuba1.1, whole genome shotgun sequence genome:
- the LOC137396497 gene encoding transmembrane emp24 domain-containing protein 7-like, with protein sequence MIKLFIVLLQLSYIFGSEFTFMLDAKDDMCFYEDVKQYEETLLEYQVIEGGNLDVDVLLKSPSGKILYDESQKQYDSHTWNTTESGIYTWCFSNKFSTFTSKLIYFDFMVGDGDQAIPLSPGAGSNIAMTQLEVSAVAIHESLVVVSDYQTHFRLKESSGRAFAEDINTRVMMWSIGEFICIIAVMLCQVFTLRSFFSDKKNRNSPAST encoded by the exons ATGAtcaaattatttattgtattacTTCAGTTATCGTATATTTTCGGTTCGGAATTCACATTTATGCTTGACGCTAAAGATGACATGTGTTTTTATGAAGATGTTAAACAATACGAAGAAACTTTGTTAGAATATCAG GTCATAGAAGGAGGAAACCTCGATGTAGATGTTCTACTAAAGTCCCCTTCTGGCAAAATCTTGTATGATGAAAGTCAAAAACAGTATGATTCACACACATGGAACACCACTGAAAGtggtatatatacatg GTGCTTCAGCAACAAGTTCTCCACATTTACTAGCAAACTTATCTACTTTGACTTCATGGTTGGGGACGGTGATCAGGCTATACCACTCTCTCCCGGTGCCGGCTCCAACATAGCGATGACGCAG cTGGAGGTGTCTGCAGTTGCAATTCATGAGTCACTGGTTGTCGTATCTGATTACCAGACTCACTTCAGGTTGAAGGAAAGCAGTGGCAGAGCCTTTGCCGAGGATATAAACACTAG GGTGATGATGTGGAGCATAGGCGAGTTCATCTGTATAATCGCGGTCATGCTATGTCAAGTGTTCACCCTGCGGAGTTTCTTTTCTGATAAGAAAAACAGGAACAGTCCAGCCTCCACCTAG